In a genomic window of bacterium:
- a CDS encoding alpha/beta hydrolase, with protein MIANVRNELGHLSERGVNIMSTTKTISNITAPTQFLQVKNERYAYRRFGKGSGHPLLFLQHFQGTLDNWDPAVTDPLASGREVILFESAGVGRSTGKVPGTVAGMATHALAFLDGLEVDTCDVLGFSLGGMVAQQMVQDRPSIFRRMILVGTAPRGGEDVMHLEKPRLAKYIGDPNLRGYAVLPKIFFALTESSQAAGEAFIERLAQRKEDLEPASRPEVAAAQMAAFREWEQFTGERFANLKNIRQPTLVVNGIHDEMIPVRNSYWLSENQPNAVLLTYPDSGHGSLFQFHESFTRQATAFLASDSPFAAY; from the coding sequence TTGATCGCAAATGTCAGGAATGAGCTCGGACATCTGTCAGAAAGGGGGGTCAACATTATGTCAACCACGAAGACTATCAGCAACATCACCGCCCCAACGCAGTTCCTCCAAGTGAAAAACGAGAGATATGCCTACCGCCGTTTTGGGAAGGGCTCCGGACATCCACTGCTGTTTCTTCAGCACTTCCAGGGGACGCTAGACAATTGGGATCCCGCCGTCACTGACCCGCTGGCATCGGGACGAGAAGTCATTCTGTTCGAAAGCGCAGGGGTAGGACGGTCCACTGGTAAGGTGCCCGGAACTGTAGCCGGCATGGCGACGCATGCCTTGGCTTTCCTGGACGGCCTGGAAGTGGATACCTGCGACGTCCTCGGATTCTCGCTTGGCGGGATGGTCGCGCAGCAAATGGTGCAGGATCGCCCCTCGATCTTTCGGAGGATGATCCTCGTTGGCACCGCTCCGCGAGGCGGAGAAGATGTCATGCACCTCGAGAAACCCAGGCTGGCCAAGTACATCGGTGATCCGAATCTTCGAGGATACGCGGTTCTGCCGAAGATCTTCTTTGCGCTGACCGAGTCGAGCCAGGCAGCGGGTGAGGCATTTATCGAAAGGCTTGCGCAACGGAAGGAGGATCTTGAGCCGGCCTCGAGACCGGAGGTCGCCGCCGCTCAAATGGCGGCGTTTCGTGAGTGGGAGCAATTCACGGGCGAGCGCTTCGCCAACCTAAAGAACATCCGTCAGCCAACCCTTGTCGTGAACGGTATCCATGACGAAATGATTCCTGTCCGAAACTCCTACTGGTTGAGCGAAAACCAGCCTAACGCCGTCCTTTTGACGTATCCCGACTCCGGGCATGGCTCTCTCTTCCAATTTCACGAGTCCTTTACGCGGCAGGCGACAGCGTTTCTAGCTTCCGACTCTCCGTTCGCGGCCTACTGA